The proteins below are encoded in one region of Oryzias melastigma strain HK-1 linkage group LG9, ASM292280v2, whole genome shotgun sequence:
- the mn1b gene encoding transcriptional activator MN1 translates to MFGLEQFGSQINSRNPGQSERNINQQRMNMGSHYKSPGFHAGGPPGAVEPGMGPMSEPQMLGLNMNMNGEPYGGFHPRGHPDMHAGGGLQQQQQQQGPMHGFFNNQQPHQGHPHGHPPHPHQHHPHFSGSFGGPEPGSSCLHGGRLMGYNNNGMGPQQGFGEGFDPHAEGPAGDGFPQPQTQQQRPGNLPDFQHHGPPSGNAAVPAPCLPLDQSPNRAASFHGLPSSSSTSSEPHGLEHRRIPNQGAVEGLEYNFPSEPASGHFDVPVFSPSESESQLPHFGPGRPVPSGSFPGNPGMPRTPGMQGISKGHQPPPPPQQPQHGVFFERFGNGRKVPVGMEPGVNTRHPLMQQQQHAGLIARQNSCPPGLPRPPQTEPGPTNSNILDGGVMMPGQHNQFEYPIHRLENRGLHPYGDPMFNMQQPAPPPSQQPPNQRLQHFDSPYINMAKRPRFDFPNTHSGEGWCNSMENHLSPSAYPGLPGEFTPPVNEGFAPGPLQHPGPEPQSLQQRQNAAMMIKQMASRNQQQRMRQPSLQQLGHHGEVPPGPLAHGAPVGSMPQPNFERENSGRMPNIDGQNPHVTQENSWFQGSHPPGEMMSRRMGGAGNESGPHDLGLQQNGAGMMFRPGIGMQEPMRIAGDGHVQNLHSPGMHSQFSGNMGNLSQMQSPGAGHPNAPAERRPADFPAAPMGAQPTFSYGGANRQGPAHSAPQGVNTSPGSYPPPSEFPSGQRSSVSKLGALSLGNFTKTSTKDSVFGQSCLAALSTACQNMIASLGAPNLNVTFNKKNQNEGKRKLSQTEQDINSNTSNGTGSAGPEYFQSSTSQNSQMPGTGNSNSKPASQSQTVQGEASALSPNYNMDATPCSEGKTTTGNGRGRGRRKRDSGHVSPGIFFSSDNGNPVVSPGQQTPSAGLGERGGGTPHEKHLQSPSWGKGGDLILGDQADLMSSLDSGIQSVAAKSDSSSPRVDFPDDVSTHYGNEDEVSSSSDAGGASTSKPNRSPMIGGSPKMQRSDQHGQLNGQKPHGMAINNHTTSTPESYGLNSGVSTGASGVSHPGTPGVEQVRTPSSTSGQEEIHPLEILQAQIQLQRQQFSISEDQPLAMKNGKKSGDCPSQNGDNELASCSPDAGKGSMGTIDLDTLMAEQHATWYVPSDKAMMDGSEDDKAMASWEKNKSQNNCKEESELCQSKAGAATSGAGGGGGGGGGGGGGGGSHLQCLSVHCTDELGDSKGRGAPVSSWRSLHSDISNRFGTFVAALT, encoded by the exons ATGTTTGGGCTGGAGCAGTTTGGTTCTCAAATTAATAGCAGAAACCCTGGCCAGTCAGAGAGAAACATAAACCAACAAAGGATGAACATGGGCTCCCATTATAAAAGCCCAGGCTTTCATGCTGGAGGCCCTCCCGGAGCCGTGGAGCCAGGCATGGGCCCTATGAGTGAACCGCAAATGCTGGGGCTCAACATGAACATGAACGGAGAACCCTATGGAGGGTTTCACCCACGGGGACACCCAGACATGCACGCAGGCGGCgggctccagcagcagcagcagcagcaaggaCCGATGCATGGATTTTTTAACAACCAGCAACCTCATCAAGGACATCCACACGGCCATCCACCTCACCCCCACCAACATCACCCTCACTTCAGTGGAAGTTTTGGAGGCCCTGAGCCAGGGTCATCCTGCCTGCATGGTGGCAGGCTAATGGGCTACAACAACAATGGCATGGGACCACAGCAGGGCTTTGGAGAAGGATTTGATCCTCACGCTGAAGGGCCGGCAGGGGATGGCTTCCCCCAGCCGCAGACGCAGCAGCAGAGGCCGGGTAACCTTCCTGACTTTCAACATCACGGGCCTCCCAGTGGCAACGCCGCCGTCCCCGCACCCTGCCTCCCCTTGGACCAATCACCCAACAGAGCTGCATCCTTCCATGGTCTTCCTTCATCCTCATCCACCTCATCCGAGCCACACGGTTTGGAGCATCGGCGCATCCCAAACCAGGGAGCCGTGGAGGGATTAGAGTACAACTTCCCAAGTGAGCCTGCGTCTGGACATTTTGATGTACCTGTGTTCTCTCCATCAGAGTCAGAATCTCAGTTACCGCATTTTGGGCCGGGTAGGCCTGTTCCCAGTGGAAGTTTTCCAGGAAATCCGGGCATGCCACGGACACCAGGCATGCAGGGCATATCTAAGGGACACCAGCCTCCGCCGCCGCCCCAGCAGCCTCAGCACGGGGTGTTCTTTGAACGTTTCGGAAACGGCCGGAAAGTGCCTGTGGGAATGGAGCCGGGGGTCAACACAAGACATCCCCTCATGCAGCAGCAACAACACGCTGGCTTGATAGCCAGACAGAACTCGTGCCCCCCTGGCCTCCCCCGACCCCCCCAGACTGAACCCGGCCCCACTAACTCTAACATTCTAGATGGAGGGGTCATGATGCCTGGCCAACATAACCAATTTGAATATCCCATTCACAGACTGGAAAATAGAGGTTTGCACCCCTATGGGGACCCAATGTTTAATATGCAACAGcctgctcctcctccctcccaACAGCCCCCGAATCAGAGGCTGCAACACTTTGACTCTCCTTACATTAACATGGCGAAGCGGCCCCGATTTGATTTCCCAAACACACATAGCGGTGAAGGCTGGTGCAACTCCATGGAAAACCACCTCTCTCCGTCTGCATATCCAGGCCTTCCTGGAGAGTTCACCCCACCCGTGAACGAAGGTTTCGCTCCGGGTCCCCTGCAGCACCCGGGACCCGAGCCACAGTCTCTGCAGCAGCGTCAGAACGCAGCCATGATGATAAAACAGATGGCGTCACGCAACCAGCAGCAGAGGATGAGGCAGCCCAGTCTGCAGCAGTTGGGTCATCATGGCGAGGTCCCTCCTGGCCCTCTGGCTCATGGGGCCCCGGTTGGGAGCATGCCTCAGCCCAACTTTGAGAGGGAGAACAGTGGCAGGATGCCCAACATCGATGGACAAAATCCTCATGTAACTCAGGAGAACTCCTGGTTTCAGGGGTCCCACCCACCAGGAGAAATGATGTCACGGCGCATGGGTGGAGCAGGTAATGAGTCAGGGCCTCACGACTTAGGACTGCAGCAGAACGGGGCTGGGATGATGTTCAGGCCAGGCATCGGGATGCAGGAGCCCATGAGAATAGCAGGAGACGGACATGTACAGAACCTGCACTCCCCTGGCATGCACTCCCAGTTCAGTGGGAACATGGGCAACCTCTCCCAGATGCAGTCTCCAGGAGCAGGACATCCGAACGCACCAGCAGAGAGGAGGCCGGCTGACTTTCCTGCAGCTCCTATGGGAGCACAGCCAACATTTTCCTATGGGGGGGCTAACCGACAGGGGCCAGCACATAGTGCTCCTCAGGGGgtgaacacctcaccagggagctACCCCCCTCCGTCTGAGTTCCCCTCAGGCCAGCGGTCATCTGTTAGTAAGCTCGGAGCTCTGTCCCTCGGGAACTTCACCAAAACCAGCACTAAGGACAGTGTTTTTGGTCAGAGCTGCCTCGCAGCGCTGTCCACGGCCTGCCAGAACATGATCGCCAGTTTAGGGGCTCCCAATCTAAACGTAACATTCAACAAGAAGAACCAAAACGAGGGCAAGAGAAAACTAAGTCAGACAGAACAGGACATTAATAGCAACACGTCGAATGGGACGGGCAGTGCTGGTCCAGAATATTTTCAAAGCAGCACTTCCCAGAACAGCCAGATGCCTGGCACCGGGAATAGCAACTCTAAGCCTGCAAGTCAAAGTCAGACGGTGCAGGGGGAAGCCAGTGCCCTCTCCCCAAACTACAACATGGACGCTACCCCGTGCAGTGAGGGTAAGACAACAACAGGGAATGGGAGAGGGAGAGGGAGGAGAAAAAGAGACAGCGGACATGTCAGccctggaatttttttttcctctgataaCGGAAACCCTGTTGTGAGTCCAGGCCAGCAGACCCCCTCAGCTGGCCTTGGGGAGAGGGGTGGGGGCACACCCCATGAGAAACACCTCCAGTCCCCCTCTTGGGGGAAAGGGGGCGACTTAATTTTGGGGGACCAAGCTGACCTCATGTCGTCTTTAGACAGCGGCATTCAAAGTGTCGCTGCCAAGTCTGATAGTAGTTCGCCCAGAGTGGACTTTCCTGACGATGTCAGCACCCACTACGGCAACGAGGACGAGGTGTCATCCAGCTCGGATGCAGGAGGGGCCTCCACCAGCAAGCCCAATCGCAGCCCCATGATCGGTGGCTCGCCTAAGATGCAGAGGAGCGACCAGCACGGACAGTTAAACGGACAAAAACCCCACGGCATGGCCATCAATAATCATACTACCTCCACACCAGAAAGCTACGGACTGAATTCTGGTGTGAGCACAGGTGCCAGTGGGGTGAGCCATCCAGGCACACCTGGAGTGGAGCAGGTACGCACGCCATCCAGCACCTCAGGCCAGGAAGAAATCCACCCTCTGGAGATTCTGCAGGCCCAAATCCAGCTGCAGCGGCAGCAGTTCAGCATCTCAGAAGACCAGCCCCTGGCCATGAAGAATGGCAAGAAGAGTGGCGACTGTCCCTCGCAGAACGGAGACAACGAGCTGGCAAGCTGCAGCCCGGATGCTGGGAAGGGCTCAATGGGCACTATTGACCTTGACACCCTCATGGCAGAGCAGCACGCCACCTGGTACGTGCCCAGCGACAAGGCAATGATGGACGGGTCAGAAGACGACAAGGCCATGGCatcctgggaaaaaaataaaagccaaaacaacTGTAAAGAAG AATCGGAGCTCTGCCAGAGTAAAGCTGGAGCTGCAACCTcgggagctggaggaggaggaggaggcggcggaggaggaggaggaggtggaggaagcCACCTGCAGTGCCTGTCCGTCCACTGCACCGACGAGTTGGGGGACAGTAAAGGGCGAGGGGCGCCTGTCTCCTCTTGGCGCTCGCTCCACTCTGATATTTCAAACCGATTCGGGACGTTTGTGGCAGCGCTGACTTGA